The Sphaerochaeta globosa str. Buddy region AGGCTGGACCATAGCCTGGGGGTATACCATATAGGGTTCTCCATCCTTGTCAGCTTGCTCAAACAAGCCATGCATGGTGCCTGTACATTGCCATGCACGGAACAGGGTATGAAAACTTTCCTGTGTGCCTGCCTGCTCCACGATATCGGACATTTCCCCTTTGCGCACTCGCTGAAAGAATTGCCGCTTCAAAGCCATGAAAGCATTGCCAATCGACTTATCTGTGAACAAGGGAATTTCAGGACTGCCATCGAACGTGCCGGCCTTGTGCCCGAACAGGTGGGGAGTATCATCGATGAGCAGGCTGCCTTTGACAGTGAGGAAATCAGCTTGTATCGGAATATTCTCTCTGGTACGCTGGACCCGGACAAGCTCGATTACCTGAACCGTGATGCATTCTTCTGCGGGGTACCGTACGGCACCCAGGATGTGTCCTACATAACAGATAAGCTTTTTGTTGTTGATTCCCACCTTGCAATCACCGAGCAGGCACTAGGGTCGGTGGAACACCTCTTGTTCAGCAAGTACCTGATGTACCGCAATGTGTACTGGCACAAAACAACGCGCAGTGCAACGGCAATGATCAAGAAGGCCGTGCTTCTCTCGCTTTGTGATGGCAGCATCCAAGCAGAAGAACTGTATGCGCTGGATGATGAGCAGTTCTTTTTACTGCCTACTACCAAGCAGTTTCCTGCGGCCTCCCTGTTTACACTCGTGCGTGAGAATCAACTCTATAAGCTGGGCTTCGAAAAACAGTATGAGTCAGGTTCAGATTTGGAGAGCCGAACCGATACCTTGTCCAAGCGGATGGAGTATGAGGCTGCTCTCGCTGCAAAACTTGAGGTGCCTGCATCGCAGATTATTGTCGATATTCCCGAGCCGGTTTCCTTTGAAACAGATATTCCCATTCTCAACGATCAGGGAAAGATTGCGAGCTTCCAGTCCCTGGACCATATATTTTCCTATGATATCGGAAAGGTCTTTACAAAAAGCCTGAGAAAATTCAGAATCTTCACACCCTCCTCCATCCCGGTGCAAGCACTTGAGGAGGCATTGGAGCTCTGAGTACATGGAAAAAATTCCCTATCGCACGCTCATCAACGGCGAGATCCCGCCGTGGGTTATGCGTTTCATCAAACATACCGGCAAAGCCATCAATACCTACTCTATGATCCGCGAGCAGGATACGGTGTTGCTCTCCGCCTCGGGAGGAAAGGATAGCCTCGCCTTGGCCTTGGCCCTTTCGATCCGTCGCAATTGGCTGCCTATCACGTATAATTTGAAGGCTTTGATGATCAACTGGATCGAGCATCCGATTCCCGATGAATTTCGAGAGAAGCTTACTACCTACTTTACCGACCTTGGCTATGATTTTACCATTGTTGATGAACATCAGTACCCAGAATCCTTCAAAGGTGAGTTCAATTGTTATTTGTGCTCCAGAAATCGCCGAAGAGTGCTCTTCAATTATTGTGAAGAACATTCGATAGGTCTCGTGGCCATGGGGCATCACCTCGATGACCTGGTGGAGACCAGTCTGATGAATCTCTGTTTTCGGGCAAACTTTTCCACCATGCAGCCGGTTCAGCCCTTTTTTGATGGGAAAATTCATATTATCCGACCTATGATAGAAATACATGAATCGGTTACCCAACGGCTAGCCGATGTCTATGACTTGCCGGTGGTTAAGCCGGTCTGCCCCTATGACCAAACAAATATCCGAGCCCGTCTGAAACCCATTATCAAAGACCTTTCTCATTTGGACAAACTCAGCCGAGAGCACATATATCATGCCCATCAATTTACGGGCAGGCTGTAACTTGGCTCTTTCAGACCTGTTTACATCAATACCAAGTATATGTGATGATAGAGCTGGAAGGAGGGGTGACGATTTGCTCAGACGCCTAGGTCTGCTTCTACTGATAATCCTGCTTGCAACCCTCCCATTGAGTGCTGAGAGCGAGGGTGATGCTGTTGTGCCCAGTGAGGAAACAGAAATCACGCCAAGCAATACGGAGCAGGAACCTTCTTTTGACACAAATGAGAATACTTGGGGAATCACCGGTGATGATGTTGCAACCGGACTGCTCGAAGGCGTCGCTACTTCCGATGGGTTTTTCGCCCTTTCTTATATGCCGGACTTCAGCATCGGCAAACTTGCTTTTCAGCTGGATGTTAAAATCAAGGGATCGTATGCAACCGACCCCTTTGGATTGTCCTTGGATTTCTCAGACTGGAAAGCTCCAGATCGCCTTGAGAACCAGAGTCTTGATGCATATGCGGTCATCGCACTCAAGCATTACAGTCGTTTCATACGGACCATCCAGTATGGGGAACGCTATGACTCGCTGTATATCCGGTTCGGAAAACTTTTGGGCATTACCCTAGGTGATGGTGCTCTGCTCAACGGCTACTTCGACCGCGGGGTTTCCGTGCGCAGCAGTCGCCCCGGCTTGGAAGTCATGCTTGATGGAACATTGTTGGGAATCCCGGATGCAGGCTTTCAATTCATCACCAACGATGTC contains the following coding sequences:
- a CDS encoding ATP-binding protein; translated protein: MEKIPYRTLINGEIPPWVMRFIKHTGKAINTYSMIREQDTVLLSASGGKDSLALALALSIRRNWLPITYNLKALMINWIEHPIPDEFREKLTTYFTDLGYDFTIVDEHQYPESFKGEFNCYLCSRNRRRVLFNYCEEHSIGLVAMGHHLDDLVETSLMNLCFRANFSTMQPVQPFFDGKIHIIRPMIEIHESVTQRLADVYDLPVVKPVCPYDQTNIRARLKPIIKDLSHLDKLSREHIYHAHQFTGRL
- a CDS encoding HD domain-containing protein; the encoded protein is MQRTYSSLLSSLYGEQQFGIRDPLWKDIHLPLSFKPIIADPVFQKLGRIKQLGPTFHLYPGAVHTRLDHSLGVYHIGFSILVSLLKQAMHGACTLPCTEQGMKTFLCACLLHDIGHFPFAHSLKELPLQSHESIANRLICEQGNFRTAIERAGLVPEQVGSIIDEQAAFDSEEISLYRNILSGTLDPDKLDYLNRDAFFCGVPYGTQDVSYITDKLFVVDSHLAITEQALGSVEHLLFSKYLMYRNVYWHKTTRSATAMIKKAVLLSLCDGSIQAEELYALDDEQFFLLPTTKQFPAASLFTLVRENQLYKLGFEKQYESGSDLESRTDTLSKRMEYEAALAAKLEVPASQIIVDIPEPVSFETDIPILNDQGKIASFQSLDHIFSYDIGKVFTKSLRKFRIFTPSSIPVQALEEALEL